The genomic DNA ATAAGTAGAAGCTCAAATCCAATGATGGCAAAAAACAGAATCCAACCTACAATGGGAATCAGTAAAAACAGATAGGCAATAAGCAAAGGAAAGTTACGGATGATTGACTCTCTAAATGAAGCCTCTTTATTCTTTTGCGGAATATAAGTCTGCAGGCCTACCAATCGCTTTCCAATACTTTTACCATGAAATAATCCATCCGCAATCAAGAGGTAGGTAATACTAATATACAACCCGACAGGTGGAAAGAGTTGCCTGAGAACCGCTATGAACAAAAAATCGATTAATTTCGCTATGACCCGGTGTAGAATGACCGCCTTGGGAAAAATAGCCTCAATCGGTGCTACCTGTTCGGCGGAAAATCCCATATCAATTCAAACGACACTCTTTTAATAGACAAGTATATCCAATATAATCAATAGCGTTTTGATATTATAGGAAAATCTCCGGTGATTCAACTAAATTGTCAAAGCCCTTGTGAAATTAACTGATCTGAATTAAAATATAACCATTAATTGAAAAA from Nitrospirota bacterium includes the following:
- a CDS encoding RDD family protein; this translates as MGFSAEQVAPIEAIFPKAVILHRVIAKLIDFLFIAVLRQLFPPVGLYISITYLLIADGLFHGKSIGKRLVGLQTYIPQKNKEASFRESIIRNFPLLIAYLFLLIPIVGWILFFAIIGFELLLMIGNEKGLRIGDELAHTQVVDSESFEIKNL